Below is a window of Ktedonobacteraceae bacterium DNA.
GGCATGCTTGGGATGCTGGCACAGGTTGAACTGGCGCAGTTCTCACATCCACTCTCCGGTCTGGTACTGGCAAGCGGAAGAAGATAATGCAGCAGGCGGGAATAAAGCAGAATACGCCCGTCATCTCCTTGAGTCCGCTCCTATGGAATGCTCGTCGTGGGCGCCATAGGGGCGGGCTTTGTATACCGCAGTGTTGGGCCGATTGATCGTGGGCATCGTCGATAATGAACTTTCACGACCAACACCGGCAATGCGAGCGGCCAGGGCGTGTCATTCTTCGCTGCGCTCAGAATCTCTGGCTCGATGGGCACAGATTCTTCCCCGTTCGCTCCGCTCAGGGCTTCGGCTCACACGCTCAGCATGACACGTCCTGGGAGGATTCCCAAATTTGATGGTGAAAATTCATCATCGGCCCTCGCGGGGACAGGGACAAGCCGCTGTCCCTACTACACCCTATACATTGGCTCATACGGTGAGAGTTGATCCGGGTCGTTGAACTCGGCGCCGGCAGGGGCAACAACTGGACCTCGTAAAAGCGGATCATCGGTACTGCTCATCCATTGTTCCAGGCGACCGCGCATCTCATCCAGAACTGGGGCCAGCGATGGATCATTCGCTACATTGCAAGCCTCGCCGGGATCAAAGATCAGATCGTAGAGCTGCTCCTGTGCGATGGGACGATCTTTCCAGCCGTAACGCAGTAACAACCGCTTGCTGGGGCTATCGTCCGTATTGGGCAGCACAGGCGTGAGGCGATCACCGAAGCGGCGGATGTACTTCCAACGCTCAGTGCGCACGGCCCGTTGCGGTTCGTAGGCAGCGTGGTAAGTCGTCTCGGCGAACACCTGCTCGTTGACTCGATCAGTTTTGTTTTGAATGAGGGGCATCAGCGATTTGCCTTGCAGCCATTCCGGTCGCTCAATCTCAAGCAGATCACAGACGGTGGGGAAGAGATCGATCTGTGAAACCATCGCATCGCAGACCTTGCCGCCGGAAAAACCACCCGGCCCCCGCAGTATCAGCATCACGCCAATGCCATGATCGGTCAGATTGGTTTTCATTCTTGGGAAGGCCAACCCATGATCGGTTGTACAGATGACCAGCGTATTCTCAGCCAAACCGGCGGCCTCAAGAGCATTCAGGACGGCAGCGACGCCCCTATCGAGGGATTGCGCGCTGACCTTGAACGCGGCCATATCCAGGCGTGTCTCAGGAGTGTCGGGTAAGGTCGGTGGCGGCAAACAGTAATTGGCATCTTGCGGCGAGACAGGCTCAAAAAATTCGCGATGGGTCTCGAAAAATCCGACCGAGAGAAAAAATGGCTGTCGCGGCACATTGCGCAGGATATCGATGGCGATAGGCGCGACCGATGCCACATGATTAGTTTTAATCTTGAACACGCGATCATAGCCGATGATATCAGGCTCCTTTGAGATGTGCTGCTCGCCGATTAAGACCGAATAATAGCCGACTTTGCGCAGTGTATGGACAATATGATGACGATAATTGCGCAAAGAGAAACCACGATGGGCCAGTCCAAGCATACCATTGCTATGCGCAAACTGGCCGGTCAGCAGGCTCGCGCGACTGCCGGAGCACGTTGGAGCAACGCAAAAAGCTTTGCGGAATAAGACTCCTTGCTCGGCAAGACGTTGAATGTTGGGCGTTGGGATGGCATAGCCATAAGGTTGAACATAGCGCCCGGTATCATGAGAGTGAAGATAGAGGATGTTTGGATACTGTTCTTGCATAGGTATGTACTCTTTCAACTACTACGACGATTCCACCAACAACAGTTGCCACAGTAGAGGCGGGGGTTACGGCAGCGGCAGGGTGGGGGAGCTTGCTCCGTCCATCGCCCCCAATAGCTGGTGGAACCTACTATAACCCCAGAATCGTATCATAGATACAGCATAACACATCGGTCTAGTGCTCACGCACCAGGCCTCTCTATTATTATAACATATGAGAATAAAATAAATAACTTGAAAGAATGAGGAAAATATGCTATTGTTCATTTACAGACGTTTCAGATAGGAAAAATGAGAGGAGTACAAGGTGCCAAAACCGAATACATCTTACCTTATCTGTGCCACCCCGCGCAGCGGAAGCACGCTGCTATGCGAGGCGTTGGACAATACCGGCCTGGCCGGGCATCCAAAAGAGTACTTCGAGGCGCTGAAGAAGACGGGACTGCCCCGCCGGCCGAGGGAGTACTTTGAGAACGTAGAAAATACTGCTATTCTGCAACTCCTTGGGAATTACTCACGCCTGGATGATGAGTATGGCCAGCCCACATTTTGGGATGGTCCCGGTTACGCGCAGTATCTTGCGCACGTGCTTGAGGAGGGAACTACCCCCAATGGTGTTTTTGGCGCGAAGATGATGTGGGGATACTTCGGTGATTTTATCGAGAATGCGCGGCAAATTCCGGCCTATCGTTACATGGCCGTACCGGATATACTGAATGCGATTTTTCCTGACCTGCATTACATCTGGGTGACGAGGCGCGACAAGGCGCGGCAGGCAGTCTCGCTGTGGAAAGCCATTCAAACCTGGACATGGAAACATGATTGGCACGATGCACTGGCAGGCATGCACAATCATAAAGAGCTTGTGTTCAACTTCGAGGCGATTGATCATTTAGTACAGCGAATCAATGCACATGATGAAGCCTGGCAGCGGTACTTTACTGAATGCGGTGTGCGACCATATACGGTGATTTATGAGGAACTGGCCGGCGCATATGAGGAGACAGCTTTGAGCATTTTGCGCTACCTGCATATTCCCATAGGTGAACCTGTTGTTTTTGGTGAGCGGCGCATGAGGCGGCAGGCGGATGGGCTGTCTGAGGAATGGGTGCAGCGCTACTACGCTCTCAAACGCGTAGATTCGGTGGTTTAAAACATCTTGAAGAAAACCTGAGCAAAGATGACCACAAGGGATTCACTCTTGTGGTCATCTTGTTTTCTCTCCCGGATGCTTTCTGTGTTCTCCCTGCTTCCTACGAGAAATTTGCTGGTGGAGTGTCCATCTGGGCGGCGGGCTGCTGCTGGCGAACCAACCGATCAATGGAGTTGGTATATCATGTTATTCTTCTTATCACTCTTCTTCCGCGGCCCATAAATCCGTCCGGCCATCTCCTCGACCCGCTCCATCACCTCTTTCAGCACCGGTTTTTGCGCGAAGAAGATAACTTCGCTGGCGGTATCTTGAAACACATCGCCGGCGATATTCAAACCACGGTAGACGAGCAGCAGGAGATGTTCGCAATGCGCGGCGCGGACTTTTTCCACTTTGCGCCGCAGGTATTCGGGATGCCAGAAGCCTACGAGTTCGATAAGAATCTTGCGCGTTTCATCCTCGTCGTC
It encodes the following:
- a CDS encoding sulfatase, which produces MQEQYPNILYLHSHDTGRYVQPYGYAIPTPNIQRLAEQGVLFRKAFCVAPTCSGSRASLLTGQFAHSNGMLGLAHRGFSLRNYRHHIVHTLRKVGYYSVLIGEQHISKEPDIIGYDRVFKIKTNHVASVAPIAIDILRNVPRQPFFLSVGFFETHREFFEPVSPQDANYCLPPPTLPDTPETRLDMAAFKVSAQSLDRGVAAVLNALEAAGLAENTLVICTTDHGLAFPRMKTNLTDHGIGVMLILRGPGGFSGGKVCDAMVSQIDLFPTVCDLLEIERPEWLQGKSLMPLIQNKTDRVNEQVFAETTYHAAYEPQRAVRTERWKYIRRFGDRLTPVLPNTDDSPSKRLLLRYGWKDRPIAQEQLYDLIFDPGEACNVANDPSLAPVLDEMRGRLEQWMSSTDDPLLRGPVVAPAGAEFNDPDQLSPYEPMYRV
- a CDS encoding Stf0 family sulfotransferase, giving the protein MPKPNTSYLICATPRSGSTLLCEALDNTGLAGHPKEYFEALKKTGLPRRPREYFENVENTAILQLLGNYSRLDDEYGQPTFWDGPGYAQYLAHVLEEGTTPNGVFGAKMMWGYFGDFIENARQIPAYRYMAVPDILNAIFPDLHYIWVTRRDKARQAVSLWKAIQTWTWKHDWHDALAGMHNHKELVFNFEAIDHLVQRINAHDEAWQRYFTECGVRPYTVIYEELAGAYEETALSILRYLHIPIGEPVVFGERRMRRQADGLSEEWVQRYYALKRVDSVV